A part of Candidatus Electrothrix aestuarii genomic DNA contains:
- a CDS encoding diguanylate cyclase — translation MPESEKKQYLCNDRTTPYILIVDDSLSDLCLLESILRSHGFVSQSLSDPTKVYAHCRTAPPEVVLLDISMPEMNGFQVCVQLKNDPLLSNIPVLFLTAMSDVADKIRGFKVGGSDFLVKPYEPSELIARVSTQISLRRAQHELACKNQELKEEIRYREKAHAALLDSESRNEAVLNNAAVCIGLLALDGTYEMVNGLYAEVFGYSREDFQYMRLQDIIVPDHVAGTEEAMELLRYGQLDQHYADKKFIRKDGSIFPGGHWLSPRRTAYGTCNGFVCIISDLTEQKKAEDELRLAHTVFETSSEGMLVTDADNRIIMVNPAFTGITGYKREEAIGRDPSFLQSERQDKEYYRQMWKILLRNNNWQGEIWNRRRNGEEYPQWLSIAVIRDPKKKNIVNYVALFSDISERKQAEEILRHQAMHDPLTRLPNRVMFDERLRGSLSRANRLKSKVALLYLDLDNFKTINDSLGHLAGDRVLQMVADRLRECLRLEDVVARIGGDEFSAILDDVQSIDDAVATAERIISSLNDMDCSVEGGERIQTSVGIALYPDHGTSMEELLHHADHAMYSAKRLGKGQSFLAGSDSKTQNA, via the coding sequence ATGCCTGAATCGGAAAAGAAACAGTATCTCTGTAATGACAGAACAACACCGTATATTCTGATTGTTGATGATAGTCTGAGTGATCTCTGTTTGTTGGAGTCTATACTTCGTTCTCATGGTTTTGTCTCCCAGTCCCTTTCTGATCCTACGAAAGTTTATGCCCATTGTCGAACCGCTCCTCCTGAAGTAGTCCTGCTTGATATCAGCATGCCTGAGATGAATGGTTTTCAGGTATGCGTTCAGTTAAAAAACGATCCTCTCCTCTCCAATATTCCTGTCCTTTTTTTGACTGCCATGAGCGATGTGGCGGACAAAATTCGTGGTTTTAAGGTCGGTGGCTCTGACTTTCTGGTTAAACCCTATGAGCCCTCTGAATTGATAGCCAGGGTATCAACCCAGATTAGTTTGCGTCGCGCTCAGCATGAACTTGCCTGTAAGAACCAGGAGCTCAAAGAGGAGATCCGCTATAGAGAAAAGGCCCATGCGGCCTTGTTGGATAGTGAGTCTCGCAACGAAGCTGTGTTGAATAATGCCGCTGTCTGTATCGGCCTTCTTGCGCTTGATGGCACCTACGAAATGGTGAACGGACTCTATGCAGAGGTCTTTGGTTACTCACGGGAAGATTTTCAATATATGCGGCTTCAGGATATTATTGTCCCTGATCACGTTGCCGGAACCGAAGAGGCTATGGAGCTGCTCCGTTACGGTCAGCTGGACCAGCATTATGCAGATAAGAAATTTATTCGCAAAGATGGCTCGATTTTTCCTGGAGGACATTGGCTTAGCCCGCGTCGGACAGCATATGGAACCTGTAATGGTTTTGTCTGTATAATCAGTGATCTTACTGAACAGAAAAAAGCCGAGGACGAGTTGCGCTTGGCTCATACGGTTTTTGAGACCAGCTCTGAAGGCATGTTGGTCACAGATGCTGATAATCGTATTATCATGGTGAATCCAGCCTTTACAGGGATTACCGGCTATAAACGTGAGGAAGCCATTGGTAGAGATCCTTCTTTCCTGCAATCAGAGCGACAGGATAAAGAGTATTATCGCCAGATGTGGAAGATTCTGTTGCGGAATAATAATTGGCAGGGGGAGATTTGGAATCGTCGCCGTAATGGGGAGGAATATCCGCAATGGCTCTCCATCGCCGTGATCCGTGATCCGAAGAAAAAGAATATTGTCAACTATGTTGCATTATTTTCTGACATCAGTGAGCGCAAGCAGGCGGAAGAAATTCTTCGGCATCAGGCAATGCATGATCCGCTGACCCGCCTTCCCAACCGGGTTATGTTTGATGAACGGTTACGTGGTTCCTTGTCGCGTGCCAATCGTCTGAAGAGCAAGGTCGCTTTGCTGTATCTTGATCTGGATAATTTTAAGACAATTAATGATAGCCTGGGCCACCTTGCCGGTGATCGGGTTTTGCAGATGGTTGCTGACCGGCTGCGAGAGTGCCTGCGTCTGGAAGATGTGGTTGCTCGCATCGGTGGCGATGAGTTTTCGGCAATTCTTGATGATGTTCAATCTATAGATGATGCTGTTGCAACAGCAGAACGCATTATATCGTCTTTGAATGACATGGATTGTTCGGTAGAGGGAGGTGAGCGTATTCAAACCAGCGTTGGTATTGCCCTGTATCCCGATCATGGTACATCTATGGAAGAGCTGTTGCATCATGCAGATCATGCTATGTACTCTGCAAAGCGCCTGGGAAAAGGCCAAAGTTTTCTCGCCGGATCAGACTCCAAAACCCAAAATGCTTAA
- a CDS encoding response regulator, with amino-acid sequence MKNVLIVDDDLGFQRLLGISLKKYKKDFEVILSNNGEEAIGILNRKSIDLIVTDLQMPKIDGLTLLAYINDAFPKMPCVIMTAHSTPEIEKQFAQTGQRLLKKPFTINKLVEAIQAALAPQPPGGMLKGISVANFLQMIALEQKTCLLEITSTNNEKGFFYIENGEVFDAAFRGLNGEDAAYSLIALEGASISFTDIPSSQKVKKRISASLMGLIMEAMTRKDETVGNA; translated from the coding sequence ATGAAAAATGTTTTAATTGTTGACGATGATCTTGGTTTTCAGAGATTACTGGGGATCAGTCTTAAAAAATATAAAAAAGATTTTGAAGTTATTCTCTCTAATAATGGTGAGGAGGCTATAGGTATTCTGAACAGAAAGTCTATTGACCTTATTGTTACTGATTTACAGATGCCTAAAATCGATGGGTTGACGCTGCTGGCCTATATTAATGATGCCTTTCCTAAAATGCCCTGCGTTATTATGACTGCCCACTCCACCCCTGAGATTGAAAAACAATTCGCCCAAACCGGACAGCGTCTGCTGAAGAAACCCTTTACTATTAACAAGCTGGTTGAAGCTATTCAGGCTGCTCTCGCCCCGCAACCTCCCGGAGGAATGCTGAAGGGAATCTCCGTTGCTAATTTCCTCCAGATGATTGCCTTAGAGCAGAAGACCTGTTTACTGGAAATTACCTCGACCAATAATGAAAAGGGATTCTTCTATATAGAAAATGGTGAAGTCTTTGATGCGGCTTTCAGAGGATTAAATGGAGAAGATGCAGCTTATTCCTTGATTGCTCTTGAGGGAGCAAGTATAAGTTTTACAGACATCCCAAGTTCCCAGAAGGTGAAGAAACGTATTAGCGCAAGCCTGATGGGCCTTATTATGGAAGCCATGACACGTAAAGACGAAACCGTTGGCAATGCCTGA
- a CDS encoding response regulator, with translation MKVIFCEECGGKNIVADEQLEHIDNKPLGCQICGNIISQETIIPHLRSSEPINTLHYHLLLIDDDFAHLQLMKTTLEREYTVSIASTGVHGLELAAERKPDLILLDLSMPGMDGYEVCKRLKENPVTRKIAVIFVSARDDKDDEYRGFTLGAVDYINKPINLQILNARITAQLRLKQLVDQQKKQADSLINSLHQDNIQIERELERLQQEKNNFLALLDFVQDRVVIEDAERQILWANKATRDFCNMRLSELVGSLYHEVFTDPSFHCEECLAQTDPSSPDPKQSNSQVQVIHIPLFDENEEVKGLAHIIWEKNVGRVPAKEQICQAAESAVNSFIDKNRKAIRNNLATILFGIDAVSSLLRENKDLETVSRPVTKAAEELDRMVCTLLDFQQTDKES, from the coding sequence ATGAAAGTAATTTTTTGCGAAGAATGCGGAGGGAAGAATATAGTTGCGGATGAGCAACTGGAGCATATTGATAATAAACCGCTGGGATGTCAGATTTGCGGAAATATTATCTCTCAGGAAACAATCATTCCCCATCTCCGCTCATCGGAACCTATTAATACGCTTCACTATCATCTCTTGCTGATTGATGATGATTTTGCACATCTTCAGCTGATGAAGACAACTCTGGAGAGAGAGTATACCGTGTCTATCGCCTCTACCGGGGTGCATGGACTAGAGTTGGCAGCAGAGAGGAAGCCGGATCTTATTCTCCTTGATTTGAGCATGCCGGGAATGGACGGCTATGAAGTGTGTAAGCGGCTCAAAGAAAATCCGGTGACCAGGAAGATTGCTGTTATCTTTGTTAGTGCTCGTGATGATAAGGATGATGAATACCGAGGTTTTACCCTTGGCGCTGTAGATTATATTAATAAACCGATAAATCTCCAGATTCTTAACGCAAGAATTACAGCTCAGCTCCGCCTGAAACAGCTTGTGGATCAACAGAAGAAGCAGGCGGACAGTCTTATCAATTCACTGCATCAGGATAATATTCAGATTGAACGTGAGCTGGAGCGCTTACAGCAGGAGAAAAATAACTTTCTTGCATTATTGGATTTTGTTCAGGATAGAGTGGTTATAGAAGACGCGGAGCGGCAGATACTTTGGGCGAATAAGGCAACTCGCGATTTTTGCAATATGCGCCTTTCCGAACTTGTTGGATCTCTGTACCATGAGGTGTTCACAGACCCTAGCTTTCATTGTGAGGAATGCCTTGCTCAGACTGATCCGTCATCGCCTGACCCTAAACAGAGTAATTCACAGGTGCAAGTTATCCATATCCCGCTTTTTGATGAGAACGAAGAGGTCAAGGGGCTTGCACATATTATTTGGGAAAAGAATGTTGGGCGGGTACCTGCTAAGGAGCAGATCTGTCAGGCAGCCGAGTCAGCAGTGAACAGCTTTATTGATAAGAACAGGAAGGCAATACGCAATAATCTGGCAACAATCCTTTTCGGGATTGATGCGGTAAGCAGTTTGCTCAGAGAGAATAAAGATCTGGAAACGGTCAGTCGTCCGGTCACCAAGGCGGCTGAAGAACTGGACCGTATGGTGTGTACTCTGCTGGACTTTCAGCAAACGGATAAGGAATCGTGA
- a CDS encoding PAS domain S-box protein yields the protein MKYSNIILLYIVMAISLVMLVILGGASVFYMHQQELVREDIKTYRYSLAQEAERIRQIFDQISTVSDLLATNPLVVNTMGKQIHGIAPSPVAQQIVEKNLGVVADVENITAVFLLDLERQCVYGTMPDALGKQYDFAGYFHDTISEDSDLYAVMNTVTQQSEIYYTRTIRNGSIPLGLVALKISLDFFHLRSFSTAFTATPPEPEEMRIGLSTDSNILFDTRGRLVSLRPLVDKQFSRDHIQSLGFTPDGLDSLATAGFLTKKTSDGSKYYVFCQPLVGDDFVLIHVVKKTWFEENYRPASLGSSGFITLLFLLLAVMLALLYMANRRHRQALLVAATLEGEAEQRIQDKEKYEAIINRNPQGFWLSDYESGIILEVNKSLCQLLDLSTEEIIGHDVNEFLAIRDLYADEECFDVSHEGRLRTGKKGLLDVLITSSCITPPGRKKKTCFSFFTDISERKKEQEQLFLFSQAVEQSTSAIVITDENADIVYTNPFFSELTGYEREELYGTNPNVLTAGESNSPVSQEIWHMVKNGGTWKGFLRNTRKDGRQYWEGQTVYPLYDRYTQEISYYLAIKNDITERLDLEKELKAQLAKLELIVEHAAIGIARVIGTEFVWASGVAAKMFGYGSREAFIAVSPSVLFDNQKLFEQTHERAVLCFESDRIFQEDHLMRRRDGSQFWCSLTAKIIDRTDPEQGAIWITKDISRQKEEEQQLQLARERAEQANQAKSDFLANMSHEVRTPMNAIVGMTKLALETSLDEQQQYYIGTVSKAAESLLGLLNDILDFSKIEAGRLQLEPAVFCLEENIGDAVRTVEFLAEEKGLRLHYNIDPKVPRFVYGDAMRVRQILVNLLNNSIKFSEKGAISVRVFLQESNNNEMLVQFQVKDKGIGIAPEKINDIFEEFVQVDSSTSRDFEGTGLGLTICYRLCKMMGGNIGVSSVLGQGSTFTFTARFKKVVGPEFSVAHAAIDQGIELQGLRILVVDDNESNRFLAKAMFQKDNHQIVEAANGLEALQILLDHHFDVILMDVQMPIMDGLTVTKIIRACEQRKYQPADEHALPQEFTEALQYRLTGGHMPVVALTAHAMKEDKQRCLEAGMDGYAVKPFKTKEIYHAFQQTGYVDGLVKNAIEKKQEDGTDMMEKKENDNALVTSVAEHLKNIYSLEPEQVEQMIQLSSRSISETLEQARQAVQDNDLALLSAAGHKAKGILLGVGLKDEAEQARKIESASKEGQEEDYQGMMSQLEADLAPLLNLTAGESRS from the coding sequence ATGAAGTACAGTAATATAATATTGTTGTACATCGTGATGGCGATCAGTCTGGTGATGCTCGTTATTCTGGGAGGTGCTTCTGTTTTTTATATGCATCAACAGGAGCTCGTTCGGGAAGATATCAAGACATACCGGTACTCTTTAGCCCAGGAAGCTGAACGTATTAGACAGATTTTTGATCAAATATCAACGGTTTCTGATCTGTTAGCTACAAATCCTCTGGTTGTGAATACGATGGGCAAGCAGATACATGGAATTGCCCCATCGCCGGTAGCGCAGCAGATTGTTGAAAAAAATTTAGGAGTGGTTGCTGATGTTGAAAACATTACAGCTGTGTTCCTGCTTGATCTTGAACGACAATGTGTCTATGGAACAATGCCGGATGCTCTTGGTAAGCAATACGATTTTGCGGGTTATTTTCATGATACTATAAGTGAAGATTCAGATCTGTATGCCGTGATGAATACTGTTACGCAGCAGAGTGAAATTTATTATACCCGAACGATCAGGAACGGTAGTATCCCTCTTGGGCTTGTTGCGCTAAAAATCAGTTTGGATTTTTTCCATCTCCGTTCCTTCAGTACAGCCTTTACGGCCACTCCTCCAGAGCCGGAGGAGATGCGTATCGGCTTATCCACGGATAGCAATATTCTTTTTGACACAAGGGGAAGGCTTGTCTCTCTGCGTCCTCTTGTCGATAAACAGTTTTCTCGGGATCATATTCAGTCCTTGGGTTTTACACCTGATGGGCTGGATTCTTTGGCAACAGCTGGTTTTTTGACGAAAAAAACATCGGATGGCAGCAAGTATTATGTCTTTTGTCAGCCTCTGGTGGGAGATGATTTTGTCCTGATCCATGTTGTAAAAAAGACATGGTTTGAGGAAAATTACCGACCAGCCTCTTTGGGCTCCTCAGGTTTTATTACACTTCTTTTTTTGTTGCTGGCTGTCATGCTTGCCCTGCTCTATATGGCGAATAGACGACATCGTCAGGCCTTATTGGTGGCTGCAACACTTGAAGGAGAGGCTGAACAACGAATCCAGGATAAAGAAAAATATGAGGCTATTATCAACCGTAATCCTCAGGGATTCTGGCTCAGTGACTATGAATCAGGGATCATTCTCGAGGTCAATAAAAGTCTTTGTCAGCTCCTTGATTTATCGACAGAAGAGATAATTGGTCATGATGTGAATGAATTCCTCGCAATAAGAGATTTGTATGCAGATGAGGAGTGCTTTGATGTTTCACATGAGGGAAGATTGCGTACGGGTAAGAAGGGACTTCTCGATGTACTCATCACTTCTTCCTGTATTACCCCGCCTGGCAGGAAAAAAAAGACCTGCTTTTCCTTTTTTACCGATATTTCAGAGAGAAAAAAAGAGCAGGAACAGCTTTTTCTCTTTTCACAGGCAGTTGAGCAGAGTACCAGTGCCATTGTTATTACAGATGAGAATGCCGATATAGTCTATACAAATCCTTTTTTCAGCGAGTTAACCGGATACGAGCGTGAGGAACTGTATGGAACTAATCCAAACGTTTTGACTGCTGGAGAAAGTAATTCTCCGGTCAGTCAGGAAATCTGGCATATGGTCAAAAACGGTGGAACCTGGAAAGGTTTTCTCCGTAATACAAGAAAGGATGGCAGGCAGTATTGGGAAGGACAAACCGTCTATCCATTGTACGACCGTTATACGCAGGAAATCAGCTATTATCTTGCGATAAAAAATGATATTACCGAACGGCTTGATTTAGAAAAGGAATTAAAGGCCCAGTTGGCAAAGCTTGAGTTGATTGTTGAGCATGCAGCCATAGGTATTGCCCGGGTCATCGGAACCGAGTTTGTCTGGGCAAGCGGGGTGGCAGCCAAGATGTTCGGTTATGGAAGCAGAGAGGCCTTTATTGCCGTTTCTCCTTCTGTTCTCTTTGACAATCAGAAGCTCTTTGAGCAAACTCATGAACGGGCTGTACTCTGCTTTGAGTCTGATCGGATTTTTCAGGAAGACCATTTAATGCGCCGCCGGGATGGCAGTCAGTTTTGGTGTTCTTTAACAGCCAAGATTATTGATCGTACGGACCCGGAACAAGGGGCCATTTGGATCACCAAAGATATCAGCCGACAAAAGGAAGAAGAACAACAGCTACAACTGGCACGGGAAAGGGCTGAGCAGGCTAATCAGGCGAAAAGCGATTTTCTTGCCAATATGAGTCATGAGGTGCGTACTCCTATGAATGCCATTGTTGGGATGACCAAATTGGCATTGGAAACCTCTCTGGATGAGCAGCAGCAATACTATATCGGGACGGTGAGTAAAGCAGCAGAATCTCTCCTGGGCTTGCTGAATGATATTCTTGACTTCTCCAAAATTGAGGCTGGCAGGCTTCAGCTGGAGCCTGCGGTTTTTTGCCTTGAAGAGAATATTGGTGATGCTGTTCGGACGGTGGAGTTTTTGGCCGAAGAAAAAGGCCTGCGTCTTCATTATAATATTGACCCTAAGGTGCCTCGGTTTGTCTATGGCGATGCCATGCGGGTTCGTCAGATCCTGGTTAATTTGCTCAATAACAGTATAAAGTTCAGTGAGAAAGGCGCTATTTCTGTTCGAGTTTTTCTTCAGGAAAGCAATAATAACGAAATGTTGGTGCAGTTTCAGGTCAAGGATAAGGGGATCGGGATCGCCCCGGAAAAAATTAATGACATTTTCGAGGAATTCGTTCAGGTTGATAGTAGTACCAGCAGGGATTTTGAAGGGACTGGTCTGGGGTTGACAATTTGCTACAGGCTCTGCAAGATGATGGGGGGCAATATCGGTGTGAGTAGCGTACTGGGGCAGGGAAGTACCTTTACCTTTACTGCACGATTTAAGAAGGTCGTTGGTCCGGAGTTTTCTGTAGCACATGCTGCGATAGATCAGGGAATAGAGCTCCAGGGCTTGCGTATTTTAGTGGTTGATGATAATGAGTCGAATCGTTTTCTGGCCAAGGCAATGTTCCAGAAGGATAACCATCAGATTGTTGAAGCGGCAAATGGATTAGAAGCCTTGCAAATCCTTCTGGATCATCACTTTGATGTTATTCTTATGGATGTGCAGATGCCTATTATGGACGGACTCACGGTGACAAAAATTATCCGGGCCTGTGAACAAAGAAAGTATCAGCCAGCCGATGAGCATGCCTTGCCGCAGGAGTTTACAGAAGCATTGCAATATAGGTTGACAGGTGGTCATATGCCTGTAGTAGCTTTGACAGCGCATGCCATGAAGGAGGATAAGCAGCGTTGTTTGGAGGCCGGAATGGATGGCTATGCGGTGAAGCCCTTTAAAACAAAAGAGATTTATCACGCCTTTCAACAGACAGGATATGTTGACGGACTTGTAAAAAACGCAATAGAAAAAAAACAAGAGGACGGTACGGACATGATGGAGAAAAAAGAAAACGATAATGCGCTTGTCACAAGTGTTGCTGAACACCTCAAAAACATTTACAGTCTTGAACCGGAGCAGGTGGAGCAGATGATACAGCTTTCCTCCCGATCCATATCTGAGACCTTGGAGCAGGCCAGGCAGGCTGTGCAGGATAATGATCTTGCTTTGCTCTCCGCAGCTGGGCATAAGGCAAAAGGTATTCTGCTTGGGGTAGGACTTAAAGATGAAGCAGAACAGGCCAGGAAAATTGAATCTGCCAGTAAAGAAGGGCAGGAGGAAGATTATCAAGGCATGATGTCGCAACTGGAGGCTGACCTTGCCCCATTGTTGAATCTGACTGCTGGTGAGAGCAGGAGCTGA